From Nilaparvata lugens isolate BPH chromosome 7, ASM1435652v1, whole genome shotgun sequence, one genomic window encodes:
- the LOC111057908 gene encoding SNF1-related protein kinase catalytic subunit alpha KIN12 encodes MNMLPFHTVGNYRLTGKRLGKGNFSTVYQAHHTVLGSNVALKIISETKLQEDYVRKNLKREERLLAKLDHPCIIRLFETMYHKNVYCLVMEEARGSTLHQFVVKSCEGIFETQALTIAVQLFSAVDYMHSRSVVHRDLKMENVIYDRVTRKVKIVDFGLGNVWFGGRHLITQCGSPEYAAPELYTPGKRYGPEVDLWSLGIILFAMATGKLPFHFKGGGRVRNTSDRSHFLEQITRGLTDVHLKAIRKYSIHFSSLVSLLLKPNPRDRLTMARALVHPWLRKKQARQLKSSPSANVALSLASVPLTFVEQLVVEQMSRMLGFTVKNVLNEIEKKPYGKVGGVFNLMCWLKKR; translated from the coding sequence ATGAACATGCTACCATTTCATACAGTAGGCAACTATCGTCTAACAGGCAAACGTCTCGGCAAAGGCAACTTCTCTACAGTCTACCAAGCTCACCACACAGTTCTCGGATCAAATGTTGCTCTCAAAATAATCAGCGAGACAAAACTACAAGAAGACTATGTCCGCAAAAACTTGAAACGTGAGGAACGACTACTGGCTAAACTGGACCACCCTTGTATAATAAGACTATTTGAAACAATGTACCACAAAAATGTGTATTGTTTAGTAATGGAGGAGGCTAGAGGTAGTACGTTACACCAGTTTGTTGTGAAAAGTTGTGAGGGAATTTTTGAAACTCAAGCGCTCACAATCGCTGTACAATTGTTTTCGGCCGTCGACTACATGCATAGCCGATCAGTAGTCCATAGAGACTTGAAGATGGAGAATGTGATTTACGACAGAGTGACAAGGAAGGTGAAAATAGTCGATTTCGGACTGGGAAACGTGTGGTTCGGTGGGAGGCATTTGATCACACAGTGTGGTAGTCCCGAGTACGCCGCACCAGAGCTGTATACCCCGGGGAAACGCTATGGACCAGAGGTGGATCTTTGGAGTTTGGGCATCATTTTGTTTGCCATGGCTACGGGTAAACTGCCGTTTCACTTCAAAGGCGGCGGTCGTGTGAGGAACACGAGCGACAGATCCCATTTTCTCGAGCAAATCACACGGGGACTAACCGATGTACATTTGAAAGCTATCAGGAAATACTCGATACATTTCTCAAGTCTAGTCTCGCTTCTGCTGAAACCGAATCCCCGAGATCGACTGACCATGGCACGGGCTTTGGTGCATCCATGGCTGCGAAAAAAACAGGCTCGTCAGCTAAAATCGTCACCGTCAGCCAACGTCGCGTTATCGTTAGCCAGCGTTCCGTTAACGTTCGTGGAACAGTTGGTAGTGGAACAGATGTCTCGTATGCTGGGGTTTACtgtgaaaaatgttttgaatgaaattgagaAGAAGCCGTATGGGAAGGTGGGAGGAGTTTTCAATTTGATGTGCTGGTTGAAGAAGAGGTGA